In the Pogona vitticeps strain Pit_001003342236 chromosome 2, PviZW2.1, whole genome shotgun sequence genome, GCTGCTGAAGGAAGGCTCAGAAAACCAGCCAGCTCTGTCCTTTTTTCACGACCCAGGTACCTCCAACCTGGAGGGAGGGCTGCCTGTTTTTCACAATTTATTCACTGCCCTCAGGAGAACAGCCCTGAAACTGGAGGCCACAAATCCCCTTCCTTTGACTAAATGCTCTGCCTGCTTCATCAGTCCCTTGTAGCTGATGTGGCTGGTCTGCCTCGGTCCAGTCTTTTTTGTAGGGCCTCACAGAGGAGAGCAAATCCTCTCCCCAAAAACCAGCTCTTGGTAAGGACCTATGGGAAAGAATTTATGTTAAATTTAACAGAGGATCATTGCATATTCTGCTGagacctttctccccccccatgcAGACCAAAGCATTTGAGCTCAAATTAAACCTTCATGAGCCTCCTGTCTGAGATCAGTGGGTCGAACATGGGGAGAAGCTCCATGTTTTGATGTAAAACTCTTAAAACACAGTTGTTTACATTTGAAATATCTAACGATTATAAACCACTTACCTTAGCTGATCTACTATGAGAGTGATTAACTGGGCATGCAGATAGCATGTAGAGTTATATAGAAGCCTTTGAGAAATCCTTGGTTGTGTCAGTAAGGTACAAAGTTATAAAACCAATAGGATATGTAACCTTTGCAGCTGGGGAGAAGATGACTAAAAGAGCACAGTAGCACCCCCATATCCACGGAATCAATTATCAGCTGATTCAGTTACCACGAGCTCTATTGTCTTAGAGTTCCATGACGTTGTTCAGGGAATTAGGATTCAGCCCAAGAAGCAAGAAGAGGGACATGGtagtgctgtgggctaaaccgcagaagcctatgctgcatggtgagaaggccagcagtcgtaagatcgaatccacgcgacggagtgagcgcctgtcgcttgtcccagctccagccaacctagcggtttgaaagcatgcaaatgcgagtagataaatagggaccacctcagtgggaaggtaaacagcgttctgtgtctaagtcgcactggccatgtgaccacggaaatattgtcttcagacaaacactggatctatggcttgaaaagcgggatgagcgtcgccccctagagtcgaacacgacaggacaaaaattgtcaaggggaacctttacctttagcaagAAGCAAAGAGTTTAGTTTGGGGAAGAGTATCCTATTCTGAAGGAAACAACAAGTTAAGCTGAGGGTACAAAGAAGGAAGGACCCTTGGGGATAATGAAACTGGGTATAATCTCCGATATCTTCCATTTCTGTTCTTAACTAGGAATgagatttctttcttccttttctctcaggTAAAGAACAGTACGATACGAGCAATCCGGAAAGAACTGAGTcggaaacaggaaaaaagacgTTTGGAAATCAAAGAAGACCAAAAACGGGCACCAGAGAAGTCCCGGAATCAAAATGCCTGaaacaggggagaaaccatttaagtgcatggaatgtggaaagagcttcaatcagagtggtagttttaatttacatcaaagggctcacacaggggagaaaccctttaaatgcctagaatgtgggACAAGCTTCCGTAAGAGTGGAGATCTACGTACACAcgaaaggatccacacaggggagaaaccttttacatgtgaggaatgtgggaagagcttcagtcagagcagtcacctgaaTACACATCAAAGAagccacacaggggagaaaccatataaatgcatggaatgtggaaagagtttcagcgAGAGTGGAGCATATAGAAAACATCAAATggtccatacaggggagaaaccatttaagtgcatggaatgtggaaagagcttcaatcggaGTGAACATTTAAATTtgcaccagaggatccacaccggcgagaaaccatataagtgcacggaatgtggcaagagcttcagCTATAGTGGATCATATAGAtaccatcaaagaatccacacaggggagaaaccatacaaatgcatggaatgtggaaagagcttcagtgacagtGGATCATATAGAAACCATCATAGAATCcatacaggggaaaaaccatttaattgcaaggaatgtggaaagagcttcaattgGAGCAGTAGTTTTaatttacatcaaaggattcacacaggggagaaaccctttaaatgcctagaatgtgggACGAGCTTCCATGAGAGCGGAGGTCTACGTgcacaccaaaggatccacacaggggagaaaccctttacatgtgaggaatgtgggaagagcttcagtcagagtgggtACCTACATcgacatcaaaggattcacacaggagaaaaaccttatctctgcatggaatgtggaaagagcttcagcgacagtggatcatatagaaagcatcaaagaatccatacaggggagaaaccatttaagtgcatggaatgtggaaagagcttcaatttGAGCAGTAGTTTTaatttacatcaaaggatccacacaggggagaaaccctttaaatgcctagaatgtgggAGGAGCTTCTGTCAGAGTGGAGATCTACGTacacaccaaaggatccacacaggggagaaaccttttacgtgtgaggaatgtgggaagagcttcagtgagaGTGGGTACCTACATCGACATAAAAggattcacacaggagaaaaaccttatctctgcatggaatgtggaaagagcttcagcgacagtggatcatatagaaagcatcaaagaatccatacaggggagaaaccatttaagtgcatggaatgtggaaagagcttcaaacaTAGCAGTAATTTTAATTTACACCAaaggactcacacaggggagaaaccctttacatgcatggaatgtgggaagagcttcagtcgcagcGATCATCTGCATACACATcacagaatccacacaggggagaaaccctttacgtgcatggaatgtgggaagagcttcagtcacagcggTCAGCTGAATACACATCACAGAATCCACACTGGgcagaaaccctttaaatgcctagaatgtgggATGAGCTTCCGTCAGAGTGGAGATCTACGTGTACACCGAAGGATCCACACAGGCGAGAAACCCTTTacgtgcatggaatgtggaaagagctttggccGGAGTGACGTCCTACAttcacatcaaaggatccacactggggagaaaacacatcaatgcatggaatgtgcgAAAAGCTTCAGTTCGCGCGGTAGCCTCATCAATCATAAAAAAACTCAcattggggagaaaccctataaatgcatggaatgtggaaagagcttcggcCGGAAAGACCATCTACAttcacatcaaaggatccacactggggagaaaacacatcaatgcatggaatgtgcgAAAAGCTTCAGTTCGCACGGTAGCCTCTTCAAACATCAAACAACTCAcattggggagaaaccctataaatgcatggaatgtggaaagagcttcggcCGGAGTGACGTTCTACgttcacatcaaaggatccacactggggagaaaccctataaatgcatggaatgtggaaagagcttcggcCGGAGTGACCATCTACATTCCCATCAAAGGAGCCACACCAAGTGAGAAgcctcataaatgcatggaacaTGGGAAGACCTTCAGCTGCCTTGAAGTTCAGGGCTTTCTGGTTGTGGAATAACAAACATGCCTATTCGTTTATATCCATGTGCAGGAAGGCGGGTCATGAGAGTGGGGAGGGTCCTTTCCTTCCAAGCATTGCTTTTTGCCTCTGcggtgtattttatttatttatttaatttaattgatttctatcccgcccatctggtatattctacccaTGTGGAACAGCCCAGTTGTAGGAGCCAGAGGCTAGGTTACCTCACtacttttggtggtggtggggaaatgaggttgggaagggaaggggggtcGGTGGTAGGTAGAGGAGGCGGGGAGTGGGAGGGAATAGGGCAACGTTTGGGGCAAATCATACAGAAAATCCTATTTTATAACATTCTCTTAATATTTTTCACAGGAATAAGATGAATACTATAGATAGTTTAGAACAAATTGTTGCCGGAGAGGGGCGGAGCTAGAAACAGCAAAGCAGCAGGAAACTGGGCTCCCCAGAAACCTTGAAGCTGCTTGATGAAAGTTGATGTCTGGGCTAGCAAATTACGAGCTGTACTGAGACTTTTATTACTTAATTATTTTATGGGTTTTGGCTGGAAGAAAGAACAAACAAGCCGATTTGGTGGCTATTCTCTCTATGACAGGGAACGTTTCTTTATGCAAGACTTACACAGAGGAGCCGCCACTTCACACTCACATACACTTatcaagctgccaccaaccacacacatatatctgactcctcagacaatagtatggatttaaaaataaaatggttgtTTATTAATAGAACATAAGAGATAGTAAATCACAGTataaactaaataaggcaatcaatatcataaagtatcccctcatataCTCTCTCactcagaccttcactaacacagtacctcataacctgcacatgccctaagtccctaacaagaccctaaccaagtccctatctgactcacacctcattcactccccccttaaataccatggctccacccttTGAAGTCCCAACTcctgtcctgctataggcagataaaCTCAAGCTACAGCAGTGACGGGCGGATgacatcatcgcagccgtcacatacctccccccttataaagttgttttgcggtgaaaagctaaagtgcttttcatcccaaaacaactgcacatcAATTATAACAATACACACCCCATTACGATACATAACATaacctcaaaatatttttacgcATAaacatatctttttaaatatactTACTTTCCAAATAACATTTCACAGATAACAATGCAATCACACTAACATTATACAACCTTTTACACTTAGTTATAATTTTTAAGAGTTCATGTTTATTCAGCCTCCGTCTTCAGGTCTTCAGGATAAGGTGTCAGTAACATAGTTCATTGTCCATTTGACAACCTTACCCTccaagtcatagtcctgcaaaaggagcgcccacctcatcagttcactgttctgggctttcatagtctttggCCATATAAAAGGTGAATAGTCCACGCCCCAAATgaagtgtcttttccagatgtAGGCCCTCACTCTCTGGATCATgtaaacgatggcccaacactcttttccgatgGTCGACACATGCTTTTCTCTCAaagtttctggatcaggtaggacacaggatgctggtctccgttgtcatcacactggtacagtacagctcctaccccggccttCGAAGTATCGGTGTGGGCGATGAATTCTTGTtttaagtctggagcatgcaacacagggtggttggtaaatgcttcttttagctttccaaaagccaccttgcagtcTCTGGACCATGGAACGAGgtccttgctccttttcttcatcagctcTGCATCAATCTGATGTAACATTCCTTTGGCTACATTAGGTTTGCTGTAGAAAACCTGCTGATACTTATTAACTAATGTTaaatcactctgctgttctatgaatagagcagggctgatctgcacctcctctgagatgaacttttgctgacccctccctttccagaaaggtaactcatgttctcttttatcagctgctttcatttcaaacagcacaattttttcttcactataagaaggcttaagggcatttacatgaacaacCCTTTTGTCTAGGGGTTCAACTCCCTCAAGAATGTAATTGAGGTTACTCATTTCATGAATAACTCCATACGGACTGTTCCAGTTCAGTTGTAACTTGTTCCCCTTAATGGGCCTCACCAGAAAGACCTCATCTCtaggaataaactgaagttccctagcctttttgtcataccacagtttttgtttgactttttgtggttttagattCTCATCAGCCAAATCTAAATTTCTTTCGAGGTTGATTACCACAGAGTCTGCACATGTGATCACATTTTGGGGTCTTCTTTAAcaatctgatcccaattttgcttaattagatcaagcGGACCCCTCACATGTCTCTCAAATAATAGCTTAAAAGGGCTGAAAccagtactctcttgtgggactgatctgtaggcatataaaagtaactgtgggttttggtcccagttattatggttctcagctaaataggctttaatcatcctcatgagggtcacattgaatctctctgccaacccatcactttccggatgatagggagaattctctaagtgttttactccacaaatctgccacactCTAGTTATAAGCCTGGATGTAAGAGATGTTTCTATAAGGTCTGATTCAATACTTTTAACAGGTGTAGAGATTTCTGGTAAAGGGCACAGCTTAACCTCAGTCTGGTAACTGTTATAACTCTGTATCTGGCACATatcaactttctgacagaaatttctaatctGTTcttctatttcaggccaataaaactTCTGGGATATTCTCTGGTTGATTTCACTCATACACAAATGTGTATCAACTATGATCGAATGTCCCTTTTCCAAAATTATTGAACCATATTTATCAGGTACAACCAACTGACTTTTAACCTCaggtcccccttttgaaatgttgaTCAGTTTTTCTTTATAAAGCAACCCATGTTTCATAATGAAACGTTCAGGACATTCAAGGGACAATTCTTTGTCATCCACTTTTTCAAAACAAATCTTcaaagtggggtctgctatctgTTCTTtggcaaatatatttttctgaggtatttctaaagaaaacgcctcagcttggggtatattttcctctttctcttgagATTCAGTATCATCTCTTGCAGCCTTAATTTGTTCTGACTGAGATCGTGTAATCACCAAGGCACTTTTGACATGTTTTGATAAATCAGTACCAATAAGGACtggtgtaggaatttgagaagaaaccccaacCTGCCAATTACCCTGCCATCCCTGGTAATTAATTAAAACTTCCGCCACAGGCAAAACCACTACCTCCTTCCCAATCCCTTTGAGAGTCAGGTGCTGATTAGGAATTAGACAATTCTGAGGTACAATGTCAGAGTGGCAGATGGTAACCTGTGAGCAAGTGTCTCTTAAGGCAGTatagttgttttcaaatatttttattttgttaccgGCTGATTCAAGTAACTGAGAATTAGTCTGAATATATAAGCAGTGTCTAATCTCAGCTATAGGCAGATTTTCATCATCGCTTGAAATCTGCTCACTCAAAGTATCAATTTCAGAGTTCTTAGCTGCCTCTGTTTTCGTTTCCATGGTTACAGAGCTACCTCTAGAGGGAGTCATCTGACTGTTCTGTATGCAATATACAGACTTGGcctcttttaaattcactttctggggagaaatttctttattttgttttgtattaaaacactgggaagcaatgtgtcccttCCCCTGACAAGCGAAGCAAATTTTCTCTCCCCATGAGCTTTTGCCAGcaaatctttctgatttttcttttccctccaaaacctggctcttggcctggctctgtcctgaaggcttttcaacaaaatggccgcccattttaggCTGACCCTGAACTAgctctttggagtacttagggtcccacgTCTTGCTtatgtattttccctcagaatttACAGACCcacttatttgagaaataaaatcagcaatctgagcAGCCTGTTTAAGGTCtgaaggtttcttttcctgtaccaaatatttaagttcaccatggagtaaggaatagaactgctccaatcctataacattttttaattgttgaaatgTCTGAACATTCTCCTGTGCTAGCCACTGCtccaaacatttttctaaattaaaaccaaGCTGAGTGTAAGATTCATCTGCTTTCTTTgaaatttttctgaatttctgtcttagGTGTTCCGCATTAATGCAAATCTCGTAAAAACCAtatttttaaactctgaataatctttactgaatttgattggcatatcagcatagacttcagccattttcccactaattaGAGACCTTACAATTATCATTGTCTCTGATTGCCTGACAGAAAAATCTGAGCATGTTCTTTCAAAAATCGTAAGGAACGATTCAGGAGAGTCCCCTTGTTTATAagaaggaaatttctttaaatctgcttttgataattggcccTCTTCTAGACTAGAATTtcggttgttgttattattctggttcatcaattCCAGCCTTCGAATCTCAAAGGACATACGTtctttctccagttcaaattgtctctctctctctctttcctccttctccctgtccaatctctctttctctaattctaattgcctcattctttcctctttttctaattgcctcattctttcctctttttctaattgcctcattctttcctctttttctaattgtttcatcctaaattcatgttcctgggctagtttaattttcctcagttctgataactgttcaccagtaaattcttcctcctgcactgaggcaaaaCAGTCCCTTTCACCATCAAACTCATCTCCAGACCtttcagacatctctggagattttggctcactttctgccattttaCTGCGCGTTAAAGGCATGTTACTTGCACTAAAGGCTCCttactatttccaagcctctgtgtaaaacactattttcctttcctgtgctaaggtctgatatTTATTAGCAGTGTATTCCAGCTGATCTAACTGGTCTAGTAACTGTAACTCCGCTTCTTTGGCGTCTTCTGCCCCTCACACTGGGCCCCTTGCccaactaaggatactttatATTTCTCTTTATATTCCTGCCTTTGGCACGACTTTAAATTTTATTACAGCTCTACCCACTCACTTAGGTTCTGCTGTTtacaatggagatccctcagctttgctgcccttggtctgtgtcCCCACAGAGTTCTCCTAACTCTGGACACGCTGACCAAAtcaccacagcctctgcttttgggccactctccctcacaaaatggacaccactgagctcatatatcagttcttccactctgaagcttaagcgcctctccactaaatttgctccccttgagtcaaattctagagagttacgcacgctttacacttcaggtgaccctaactgaaatccttttgctctggtcactttggccaaggctttactggacaggtcgtatcccacacgctggacaccaattttattgtggccacctcctcctacgtcacagaGGAGCCACCACTTCACACTCACATACACTTatcaagctgccaccaaccacacacatatatctgactcctcagacaatagtatggatttaaaaataaaatggttgtTTATTGATAGAACATAAGAGATAGTAAATCACAGTataaactaaataaggcaatcaatatcataaagtatcccctcatataCTCTCTCactcagaccttcactaacacagtacctcataacctgcacatgccctaagtccctaacaagactctaaccaagtccctatctgactcacacctcattcactccccccttaaataccatggctccaccctctgaagtcccacctcccgtcctgctataggcagataaaCTCAAGCTACAACAGTGACGGGCGGATGAGATCATTGCAGCCGTCACAATAACGTTCTCTTAATATTTTTCACAGGAATAAGATGAATACTATAGATAGTTTAGAACAAATTGTTGCCGGAGAGGGGCGGAGCTAGAAACAGCAAAGCAGCAGGAAACTGGGCTGCCCAGAAACCTTGAAGCTGCTTGATGAAAGTTGACGTCTGGGCTAGCAAATTACAAGCTGTACTGAGACTTTTATTACTTAATTATTTTATGGGTTTTGGCtggaagaaagaataaacaagCCGATTTGGTGGCTATTCTCTCTACGACAGGGAACGTTCTTTATGCGAGACTTATATTTAGTAATCAGAAAGCACCTTTTGCCCATCAACTTTACAATGGAGGAGGACCTAATAGAGGACTTAATGGACGTGCAAATTAATATTGTGAATTACATTTTGACCCAGATCTCCGAACGTAAGACATTGTTTTGAGGTTTGAATGGAAAAGAAGAGCATCAAGAGACGTCAGACCATCGAAATGGAGGcagcaccagagagagagagactttatttgtttttagaaagGAGGGTGAAACCCCTAAAAAGGAGGCCagaaaaaattaatttgtatggtgagagagaggagaaggtggATGAAAAAGAGATGTGTATAAAGGAGAAGATCGCTCCAAAAATAGACTCTTATCCGATGGGAGAATATTCAAAATAGGGAAGTGGGAATGTGAAGCTGAAAGGGCAACAAAATGTTGATTACAGACTAGATATCAACTCGCTTCAAAGGCAGAATACGATTGATAGAGGAATATCAATCATATTCTAATTGATCAGAGAGTTCAGAggaaaatcagagagaaaatggcttaaagaagttctatagatggcattttaaaactagtaaaAAGGATGCAAGAATTTAATTCTAGGTTTATAATGCTATAAGTGATTTGGGATTCCTGGCCTGTGCATGGAGCTAAGATACATAAATTAAAAAGGGGGAATGTTACTTGCTGAATatataacaatagaaattatGGATTGAGAGGCACACATTTATACATAAAATTGATGTGGGTTATATACTGTAAGCAATTCCGGTTATGTTTGGATTCAAATGGTAGTTAAGAATTTCTAACTATGTAATCTGAAAAATgcttatgatgaatataatattagaaattgtTGATTGTAAGGCACTTACTTAGAGAACTGAAGTATATATGAATTGTAATATGATTAAGTAAACTCTGTCTTCTGAAATGCTGATAATATTTGAAACATTGATATGTATGCATAGATGTTTATTAGAATGAACACAATATTGGAGATTATTATAAGGCACTCACATAGAGATATTAAGCatatatgaattataatatgattGTGCTGTTAAGTTTATATCTTTTGGTTTTTTGGAATGTTGATTTCTTGTGATTGTAAAGCATTGATATCCTGAGATATAATTGGTTAGCTaagaatgcaggagaaagaatctaTAAAAAAACAATCACTGGAATTATTATACTTTTAGGCTGGTTTATATTGAACTAAATTTTTAAGAGCAATgaggttgatgcagtcagatttatataatggatacTATTGTATGGAAATGCCCCCCACCtatatgtttttgcttgttttgtatgttttttgttggttttgtatgtctatatgtgttataaaataaaataaatctttagaaaaagaacaaattgttgcCTAGTTTAATATAAAGCAGGACCCTTGTATCAGTGGGATTGttatccactgtttcacttatctgctgtctgaaatattatttatttattgaatttataccctgcccatcaaGTCAactgactttaaaagaaaaatccctgaaATACCGATTTCTATGGTccaattatcagaactggccactaaaggggaTTCCCTCCAAAtatgcctttttccttaaaatacaaaaaagtatAAAAGGAAGACAagggcaaaaaatataaacaacacCAAATACATTCAAAGAAGGAAGGTACATCATTTTGAATTATGCCCGCAAATCTATGAGCAGCTTCTGGAGCCATAacagggtgtctgtgtgtgttttatttgttgTATTCTGGACCCTCTGAAGGTCCCGGACCCTTTCCAGGGGCTGTTCCCACATAGAGTGCAGCACCAGAACACGCTCAGAGCAGGGAGGTACAACACTTTGAATCCAGACTGACATTTGAATCCGGATGCACTGCTATAACAAAGATGGCATTAGAGTCAATTTGCCGGGATGTGACTAAGGCAAGTGTCAACGTGGCCTGCCAGGAGGAGGCGCCGCTGGTGCCCTCATTTTAAgggtgcaaaggcactcctggccactgcagaATCCTAGACATCTGGACTTTGAGACTCATCCAAGAGGACCCACCAAGCTTCGCACCTGGGTTGTCATCAgggtcaaaaacaaaagaaagtgtCTCCTCCATTTTGGCCCAAAGGTTGAATAGATTTGCAACAAATTCTATCCACACAGATCACCAGGTCTTTGTGCCAGTCAGACAAAGGTCAGATGCAATTGAAAGGCTGATAAATCTTCTATATAGACTGTCTATAAAGAAACCGAAAAGGGCAGAAACCCCACTGGATGCCTTTGACCTCCTGGAAAGGGTGAACACAGGAGAAACATTTCTTAGGGTTTCAAGAAACCTGATAC is a window encoding:
- the LOC144587201 gene encoding uncharacterized protein LOC144587201 — translated: MPETGEKPFKCMECGKSFNQSGSFNLHQRAHTGEKPFKCLECGTSFRKSGDLRTHERIHTGEKPFTCEECGKSFSQSSHLNTHQRSHTGEKPYKCMECGKSFSESGAYRKHQMVHTGEKPFKCMECGKSFNRSEHLNLHQRIHTGEKPYKCTECGKSFSYSGSYRYHQRIHTGEKPYKCMECGKSFSDSGSYRNHHRIHTGEKPFNCKECGKSFNWSSSFNLHQRIHTGEKPFKCLECGTSFHESGGLRAHQRIHTGEKPFTCEECGKSFSQSGYLHRHQRIHTGEKPYLCMECGKSFSDSGSYRKHQRIHTGEKPFKCMECGKSFNLSSSFNLHQRIHTGEKPFKCLECGRSFCQSGDLRTHQRIHTGEKPFTCEECGKSFSESGYLHRHKRIHTGEKPYLCMECGKSFSDSGSYRKHQRIHTGEKPFKCMECGKSFKHSSNFNLHQRTHTGEKPFTCMECGKSFSRSDHLHTHHRIHTGEKPFTCMECGKSFSHSGQLNTHHRIHTGQKPFKCLECGMSFRQSGDLRVHRRIHTGEKPFTCMECGKSFGRSDVLHSHQRIHTGEKTHQCMECAKSFSSRGSLINHKKTHIGEKPYKCMECGKSFGRKDHLHSHQRIHTGEKTHQCMECAKSFSSHGSLFKHQTTHIGEKPYKCMECGKSFGRSDVLRSHQRIHTGEKPYKCMECGKSFGRSDHLHSHQRSHTK